In Acidianus brierleyi, one genomic interval encodes:
- a CDS encoding pirin family protein translates to MIRKVSGIIQGKYTVDGAGVKLYRVFGGVPTAYITDPFLLLDFFGSSNPSDYISGFPWHPHRGIETVTYLLEGKVEHEDSEGNKGVIYPGDVQWMTAGSGIFHQEMPKPLSLEDKGILQSKILDNSNKGLQLWINLPSNKKMSTPVYRGVKSSHVPKVKIDSGEVKIIAGEFQGVNGPVKAGLYVDPTYFDVILRPEGEFIQKVKENYTVLVYVIQGGADFDDRTKVDEGNLVIYGEGDEVRIRSQEGSRFIFLSGKPIKENIAWYGPIVMNTDDQIREALLDLRRGTFVRDKNPVFE, encoded by the coding sequence ATGATAAGGAAAGTTTCTGGAATAATTCAAGGTAAATACACAGTTGACGGAGCAGGCGTGAAGCTTTATAGAGTATTTGGAGGAGTTCCTACAGCTTATATTACAGATCCGTTTCTTTTGTTAGATTTTTTTGGATCAAGCAATCCTTCAGATTATATTTCAGGATTTCCATGGCATCCTCATAGAGGAATAGAAACAGTTACTTACTTATTGGAAGGTAAGGTAGAACATGAAGACAGCGAGGGAAATAAAGGCGTAATATATCCTGGAGATGTGCAATGGATGACTGCAGGAAGTGGAATATTTCACCAAGAAATGCCTAAGCCATTAAGTTTAGAAGATAAGGGAATTTTACAGTCCAAAATTTTGGATAATAGTAATAAGGGATTACAGTTATGGATAAATTTGCCTTCGAACAAGAAAATGTCAACACCAGTTTATAGGGGAGTTAAATCTAGTCATGTGCCTAAGGTTAAGATAGATAGTGGTGAGGTTAAGATAATAGCTGGAGAGTTTCAAGGAGTAAATGGACCAGTTAAAGCAGGCCTATACGTAGATCCTACTTATTTTGATGTCATCTTAAGACCTGAAGGAGAATTTATTCAGAAAGTAAAGGAAAACTATACTGTATTAGTCTATGTTATTCAAGGTGGAGCAGATTTTGACGACAGAACTAAAGTAGATGAAGGTAATTTGGTCATATATGGAGAAGGTGACGAAGTTCGCATAAGAAGCCAGGAAGGTTCTAGATTCATATTTCTTTCTGGAAAGCCCATTAAAGAAAATATAGCATGGTATGGCCCAATAGTTATGAATACAGATGACCAAATAAGAGAAGCTTTACTTGATCTTAGAAGAGGAACGTTTGTAAGAGATAAAAATCCAGTATTTGAATAA
- a CDS encoding 4Fe-4S binding protein has translation MNKYLLSITLYVYVLSLSIITVISKFNGFYILLALGIISEISNGLLFNYLYKTRNLEKQNLGEVYFLNISMLIAFSGILSFYLFLNEYLSISIILLSTVFILIQNFYKIKGNYIKSAKISFSLLLLVFTTTWVLATDISFGSGMLNFGVNNFITEAAGLGILDIPIISFLYNSFSVLVGIISTVWFSIMFGIFFLPLTIHRIISAKKLENKIRYTLMILAYWIYSTYIPSFSPISDKVQYLPYMWFNGLGTYGPVSSSYLLSGIVGTYIVTAILSYMFGSRQICSVTCTAPYMLQGSFMYSLKDYNRTSKLGRKTLGSKVSWWYKINSTIIMGSLIFLAIISFLNQEGVTNISILGIDPTVYICLLYFDLLWYIQFLIIPFIGNYSCVTSGICQWGIANQVFSYLGPFKLKVKDSNACLNCKTVDCAKACPVGITDMRGSFIKKGELKSFKCIGAGDCIESCPENNIYIYDIRKMIKDRIKI, from the coding sequence ATGAATAAGTATTTACTTTCAATTACATTGTATGTTTATGTACTATCACTTTCAATCATTACAGTAATTTCTAAATTTAATGGTTTTTACATTCTACTGGCACTAGGTATAATATCGGAAATATCAAATGGTTTATTATTTAATTATTTATATAAAACCAGAAATTTAGAAAAACAGAATCTAGGTGAAGTATATTTCTTAAATATTTCAATGTTAATAGCCTTTTCTGGAATATTGAGTTTTTATTTATTTCTAAACGAATATTTATCTATTTCTATAATACTTTTAAGTACAGTATTTATACTAATACAAAATTTTTATAAGATAAAAGGAAATTATATAAAATCAGCTAAAATATCATTCTCTTTACTTTTGCTAGTCTTTACAACAACTTGGGTCCTAGCTACAGACATTAGCTTCGGTAGTGGAATGTTAAATTTTGGTGTTAATAATTTTATTACTGAAGCAGCAGGCCTGGGAATTCTAGACATTCCAATAATTTCCTTCTTATATAATTCGTTTTCAGTTTTAGTAGGAATAATAAGTACAGTATGGTTCTCAATTATGTTTGGTATTTTCTTTTTACCCCTTACAATTCATAGAATAATTTCTGCTAAAAAATTGGAAAATAAAATAAGATATACATTAATGATATTGGCCTATTGGATTTACAGCACTTATATACCTTCTTTTTCTCCAATTTCTGATAAAGTACAATATCTGCCCTATATGTGGTTCAATGGATTAGGAACTTATGGTCCAGTAAGTTCTTCTTATCTATTATCTGGAATAGTCGGAACATATATTGTAACAGCAATACTTTCCTACATGTTTGGTTCAAGACAGATATGTTCAGTAACTTGTACTGCACCTTACATGTTACAAGGATCTTTTATGTATTCACTAAAGGACTATAATAGGACCTCAAAACTAGGAAGGAAGACTTTAGGATCTAAAGTTAGTTGGTGGTATAAGATTAATTCTACAATAATTATGGGATCGCTAATTTTTCTAGCCATAATCTCTTTTCTAAATCAGGAGGGAGTAACTAATATATCAATACTTGGCATAGACCCAACAGTCTATATTTGTTTACTTTATTTCGACCTATTATGGTATATTCAATTCCTAATTATACCATTTATAGGTAATTATTCATGTGTAACTTCTGGGATATGTCAATGGGGAATAGCAAATCAAGTATTTTCCTATTTAGGACCTTTCAAATTAAAGGTTAAAGATAGTAATGCATGCTTAAATTGCAAAACAGTAGACTGCGCTAAAGCGTGCCCAGTGGGTATAACGGACATGAGAGGTTCATTTATTAAGAAAGGTGAGTTAAAATCTTTCAAATGTATAGGTGCGGGAGATTGCATAGAATCATGTCCAGAAAATAATATTTACATATACGATATAAGAAAAATGATTAAAGATAGAATAAAAATATGA
- a CDS encoding clan AA aspartic protease, protein MMLKATLNDSEEWFYVDTGFSGDVIVNYEIFDAISSPIMDVGDICISTEECYKGFGKISSINVNGREASVIVIWIPNFNENLIGERALIRLGLVINYKDLEITDP, encoded by the coding sequence ATGATGTTAAAGGCTACGTTAAATGATAGTGAAGAATGGTTTTATGTAGATACCGGTTTTAGCGGTGACGTTATAGTTAACTACGAGATATTTGATGCAATTTCTTCTCCAATAATGGATGTAGGAGATATTTGTATAAGTACTGAAGAGTGCTACAAAGGATTCGGAAAAATATCAAGTATTAATGTTAACGGTAGAGAAGCTAGTGTTATTGTAATATGGATTCCTAACTTTAACGAAAATTTAATAGGTGAAAGAGCATTAATAAGATTGGGATTAGTCATTAATTATAAAGATTTAGAAATAACTGATCCTTAA
- a CDS encoding type II toxin-antitoxin system VapC family toxin, with protein sequence MVVLDSNIIITIMKGDKNILNFIKNNFNSISTTVINVYEIMRGKYNSTTLEDFLNQIIIYPLTIDAVKVASDIYKTLKSSGKIKSDSDILIASIVKANN encoded by the coding sequence ATGGTAGTACTTGATTCCAATATAATAATTACAATAATGAAAGGAGATAAGAATATACTTAATTTTATAAAAAACAATTTCAATAGTATTTCAACCACTGTAATAAACGTTTATGAAATTATGAGGGGTAAATACAACAGTACTACATTAGAAGATTTTTTGAATCAAATTATAATTTATCCACTAACAATAGACGCAGTGAAAGTTGCGTCAGATATCTATAAAACTTTAAAGAGTAGTGGTAAAATTAAGAGTGATTCAGACATCTTGATAGCCTCAATTGTTAAGGCTAATAACTAA
- a CDS encoding APC family permease, whose product MSGRSLFVRESSGLRKEVSSLDAIMLNLGNMSAGVALFTGISPYISQGGVIWIASIIGLLLTLPQAYMYTALASKIPRTGGDYIWISRILNGPLGVVMAFALMLESTAFFALVAYFFSSAVGTVISTIGSLDGISSLVSLSSTLSAPIYSYLLGAVLFGVIIAFNIFKAKWGYALVSISGIIALLTTLIAMSVIALNLGDFSTAIKPFLTSQGITPPPHYSIAPFNLGATFAILPLLAIFTYPWMQAVPAVASELKKTKYVAYGIFGPLLITGFLVTIGFLLLYMAGGYSFTTYEFIKNGFVYTFWTVAMGLTTNYILQWIIGIGLMIWEFSILAYGVVVFARYIFAMAFDRVFPEIFTRLNKQGSPVFTHLFDLALTLGLLVLPVISISGATALYGAIVIGMVYFFIVSIAGIMYGIKEHKILVPVSIFSAGYFIFLTYEAVSNPTFSFVQSNGVPNPVTLGFVIGSFVIGGVIYGISRYINKRKGINIDLVYKEIPPD is encoded by the coding sequence ATGAGTGGAAGATCTTTATTTGTTAGAGAATCTTCTGGTCTTAGGAAAGAAGTATCTTCGTTAGATGCTATAATGTTAAACCTAGGAAATATGTCAGCAGGAGTAGCATTATTTACTGGAATAAGTCCATATATTTCTCAAGGAGGCGTAATATGGATAGCTTCTATAATAGGTCTACTTCTTACCTTACCCCAGGCATACATGTACACAGCGTTAGCATCCAAAATTCCAAGAACTGGAGGAGATTATATTTGGATCTCTAGAATACTGAATGGCCCATTAGGAGTAGTCATGGCTTTCGCATTAATGTTAGAGTCAACTGCGTTTTTTGCTTTAGTAGCTTATTTCTTTTCTTCCGCAGTAGGTACTGTTATAAGCACCATAGGAAGTTTAGATGGAATATCAAGCCTAGTCTCTCTTTCAAGTACTCTAAGCGCTCCAATATATTCTTATTTACTGGGTGCAGTTTTATTCGGAGTAATTATTGCATTTAATATATTCAAGGCAAAATGGGGGTATGCATTGGTATCTATTTCTGGAATCATAGCGCTATTGACTACATTAATAGCTATGTCAGTAATTGCATTAAACTTAGGAGATTTTAGTACTGCCATAAAGCCGTTTTTAACGTCTCAAGGAATAACTCCACCACCTCATTATTCTATAGCTCCGTTTAATTTAGGTGCTACTTTTGCCATCCTTCCATTGCTTGCAATATTCACCTATCCATGGATGCAGGCAGTTCCTGCAGTAGCTTCAGAGTTAAAGAAAACTAAATACGTAGCTTATGGAATTTTTGGCCCTCTATTGATAACAGGATTCTTAGTAACCATAGGATTCCTATTGTTATATATGGCTGGAGGTTATTCTTTTACTACTTACGAATTCATAAAAAACGGATTTGTATACACTTTCTGGACAGTCGCAATGGGTCTGACTACTAATTATATTTTACAATGGATAATAGGTATAGGTCTTATGATATGGGAATTCTCTATTCTAGCCTATGGTGTTGTAGTATTCGCTAGATATATATTTGCAATGGCATTCGATAGAGTGTTTCCAGAGATATTTACAAGGCTAAATAAACAAGGTTCTCCAGTATTTACTCACTTATTTGATTTAGCGTTAACTTTAGGATTATTAGTCTTACCTGTAATATCAATATCTGGAGCTACAGCGTTATATGGAGCTATAGTTATAGGTATGGTATATTTCTTCATAGTAAGTATTGCTGGAATCATGTACGGAATAAAGGAACATAAAATACTTGTCCCAGTATCAATATTCTCAGCAGGTTATTTCATATTCTTAACATATGAGGCAGTGTCAAATCCAACATTTAGTTTCGTTCAATCTAATGGAGTACCAAATCCAGTAACTCTAGGATTCGTAATAGGGTCGTTTGTTATAGGAGGAGTTATATATGGAATATCTAGATATATAAATAAAAGAAAGGGAATTAATATAGATTTAGTATATAAAGAAATACCACCCGACTAA
- a CDS encoding aromatic ring-hydroxylating oxygenase subunit alpha has translation MEKYWYPVDFSGFKIKEINLFGNEILVLNNGKYFAFQNRCPHRNAKLSLGKIMSDRIKCSYHGWEFDMNGKCVYVPSSDSEGHVNLKKYNIKEKNGIVWISLDIPDHDVPEFPEFNDMTFRKIKCGPYVFNSNPFRVMENILDVSHFAFVHEGYLGDSKYPQIPKYEVEVNNNEIIAKDIKVWQPNPDGTGETKLVSYTYKVLDPLILYFRKNSDEKIFSMYFAIFPESKQKSIVYAWIAMNYAFEYSEEKIRSFEDEVMSQDKMVVESQPYEYYLDVSKESHVEADKATILYRYWINKKIGKRSDIGLI, from the coding sequence ATGGAAAAATACTGGTATCCAGTAGATTTTTCAGGTTTTAAAATAAAGGAGATAAACCTATTTGGAAATGAGATTCTTGTATTAAATAATGGAAAATACTTTGCGTTTCAAAATAGATGTCCGCATAGAAATGCTAAATTATCGCTAGGAAAAATTATGTCTGATAGAATAAAGTGTTCATATCACGGTTGGGAATTTGATATGAATGGGAAGTGTGTATATGTTCCTTCTTCAGATTCTGAAGGTCATGTTAATCTTAAAAAATATAATATTAAAGAAAAAAATGGAATAGTATGGATTTCATTGGATATTCCAGATCATGATGTTCCCGAATTTCCAGAATTTAATGACATGACATTTAGGAAAATAAAATGTGGGCCGTACGTTTTTAATTCAAATCCCTTTAGAGTAATGGAAAATATTTTAGATGTGTCTCATTTTGCGTTTGTCCATGAAGGTTATCTTGGAGACTCTAAATATCCTCAGATACCAAAATATGAAGTAGAAGTAAATAATAATGAAATCATAGCTAAAGACATTAAAGTTTGGCAACCTAATCCAGATGGTACAGGAGAGACTAAGCTTGTTTCTTACACTTACAAAGTATTAGATCCATTAATATTATATTTTAGAAAAAATTCTGATGAGAAAATTTTTTCTATGTACTTTGCTATATTTCCAGAAAGTAAGCAAAAAAGCATAGTTTATGCATGGATAGCTATGAATTATGCATTTGAATATTCTGAAGAAAAAATTAGATCATTCGAAGATGAAGTAATGTCTCAAGATAAAATGGTTGTAGAAAGTCAACCTTATGAATATTATTTAGACGTAAGTAAAGAATCCCATGTAGAAGCAGATAAAGCTACAATATTATATAGATACTGGATAAATAAAAAAATAGGTAAGAGGTCTGATATAGGACTTATATAG
- a CDS encoding DUF929 family protein yields the protein MRSLRNVGFAFIGFIAILVVFGVYESYFTATSAIGDPISNNIYYKLEAYSNSNFSYSFVPSSIDMSTIKVYNSSYIAKYEGKPDIIYIGAEWCPYCGADRWAIIITLLRFGNFSGLDYMLSSTNDIYPNTPTFTFSNSTYNSKYVSFIPYEFENREGEPLNTPPYYIQYLWKGLANNSIPFVYIGGYYYQTGTIINPGLINGKSWNYVIDQLGSNTEFAKQVYTEANMLTAEICKVNGNQPSNVCKNPTILQIEKMLSIQFEDLEIDDKS from the coding sequence ATGCGATCTTTAAGAAATGTTGGATTTGCGTTTATTGGATTTATAGCCATTTTAGTAGTTTTTGGCGTATATGAAAGTTATTTTACAGCTACTTCAGCAATAGGAGATCCTATATCAAACAATATATACTATAAACTAGAAGCATATTCAAATTCAAATTTTAGTTATTCTTTTGTACCGTCTTCTATAGATATGTCAACAATAAAAGTATATAATTCAAGCTATATAGCTAAATATGAAGGAAAACCAGATATTATTTATATAGGAGCTGAATGGTGCCCGTACTGTGGTGCCGATAGATGGGCAATAATAATTACATTATTAAGATTTGGGAATTTTAGTGGATTAGATTATATGTTATCTTCTACAAATGATATATACCCTAATACACCTACGTTTACTTTCTCAAATTCTACATATAATAGTAAATATGTATCTTTCATTCCATACGAGTTTGAAAATAGAGAAGGAGAACCTCTTAATACTCCACCTTACTACATTCAATATTTATGGAAAGGACTTGCAAATAATAGTATTCCATTTGTGTATATAGGAGGATATTACTATCAAACAGGAACAATAATAAACCCTGGATTAATTAATGGAAAATCTTGGAATTACGTAATAGATCAACTAGGTTCAAATACTGAATTTGCAAAGCAAGTTTATACTGAAGCTAATATGTTGACTGCAGAAATATGTAAAGTTAATGGTAATCAACCTTCCAATGTATGTAAAAATCCTACTATATTACAAATAGAAAAAATGCTTTCTATTCAATTTGAAGATTTAGAAATAGATGATAAAAGCTAA
- a CDS encoding antitoxin VapB family protein — MPKVITISDGVYEKLSKLKGNKSFSQVINELIEYYNKNRKGRVEALDMIFGILNEEEAKELEKEVEEFRKNFKVREYGST, encoded by the coding sequence ATGCCCAAAGTTATAACTATTTCTGACGGAGTTTATGAGAAATTATCTAAACTTAAAGGTAATAAGTCATTTAGTCAAGTTATAAATGAATTAATTGAATATTATAATAAGAACAGAAAGGGGAGAGTAGAGGCTTTAGATATGATATTCGGAATACTAAATGAAGAAGAGGCTAAAGAATTGGAGAAGGAAGTAGAAGAATTTAGGAAGAATTTTAAAGTGAGAGAATATGGTAGTACTTGA
- a CDS encoding class II glutamine amidotransferase codes for MCRMFAYYGSSSSKIEELFNCLKKSAEKDVYFGNATHPDGWGFVILTKDQIFHYRSANPIFTENLPIKLDDEETMAIFHARQATDKNLVGSQFSHPYSEANENGLFFFAHNGSVDKEKLSQDLLINSDMVVDSELALKFLLRYSNIYNGINDLKNYTRSSLNSFIIRISREKEAELFYLNYVRNRSEKASSNYYDLYIDTKDGISVFSSTLSYYCNDLGQNKVKYGELTPIGKMKLI; via the coding sequence ATGTGTAGAATGTTTGCGTATTATGGTTCGTCTTCGTCAAAAATAGAGGAATTATTTAATTGCCTAAAAAAATCTGCAGAAAAAGATGTTTATTTTGGAAATGCCACTCATCCAGACGGATGGGGATTTGTTATATTAACTAAGGATCAAATATTTCATTATAGAAGCGCAAATCCAATTTTTACTGAAAATTTACCTATAAAGCTTGACGACGAGGAAACAATGGCAATATTTCATGCTAGACAAGCTACTGACAAAAACCTAGTAGGTTCCCAGTTCTCTCATCCCTATAGTGAAGCTAACGAAAATGGACTATTCTTTTTTGCTCACAACGGTAGTGTTGATAAGGAAAAATTATCTCAGGATCTTTTAATAAATTCGGATATGGTAGTAGATTCTGAATTAGCGTTGAAATTTTTATTAAGATATAGTAATATATATAATGGTATAAATGATTTAAAAAATTATACTAGATCTTCACTTAATTCTTTTATAATAAGGATATCTAGAGAAAAGGAAGCAGAACTGTTTTACTTGAACTACGTTAGGAATCGTAGTGAAAAAGCTTCCTCAAACTATTATGATTTATACATTGACACAAAGGACGGAATATCAGTATTTTCGTCTACTTTATCATATTATTGTAACGATTTAGGTCAAAATAAAGTTAAATATGGAGAACTAACTCCTATTGGAAAAATGAAATTAATATAG
- a CDS encoding PaREP1 family protein: MGEGTVPQIKDLHNYINFKLEEAIVELNLATELLQRGYSRNASQKAFMAWKAVVSVLVSINLDKMPKDEKEKKWYNKIGFLAPTTGLNGIARRLEEIGYNDLIGINSLALKLHRYAYNGIYRGASDYADRKDAIEDLKVLIKKISEIIMTLGKDKEAKEIIVRLETIQS, encoded by the coding sequence GTGGGAGAAGGAACAGTACCGCAAATAAAGGATTTACATAATTACATAAATTTCAAACTTGAAGAGGCTATTGTAGAACTTAACTTAGCAACAGAACTACTTCAGAGAGGATATAGTAGAAACGCTTCTCAAAAGGCGTTTATGGCATGGAAGGCAGTAGTTAGCGTTTTAGTCTCAATAAATTTAGATAAGATGCCTAAAGATGAAAAAGAAAAGAAATGGTATAATAAGATAGGATTTTTAGCTCCCACGACTGGCCTTAACGGAATAGCCAGAAGATTAGAGGAAATAGGGTATAATGATCTTATTGGAATAAATTCGCTTGCGTTAAAACTTCATAGATATGCATATAATGGAATATATAGAGGGGCAAGTGATTATGCCGATAGGAAAGATGCCATAGAGGATCTAAAAGTTTTAATAAAAAAAATATCGGAAATTATAATGACTTTAGGTAAAGATAAGGAAGCTAAGGAGATAATAGTGAGACTCGAAACCATACAATCATGA
- a CDS encoding M1 family aminopeptidase: protein MSFVPINDQPSVRIGKSYVMKQHELIYPENLKFKIKHYIFDIYVNLEEKEIEGNAKIFLNSQGEMYLDALHFFINEIKLDNKPISWDYDGKKIKMNINGEHELSVSYKVKGSDNFRFLKINDHYEAANIGEVMSAPAWIPVVDYPGMKSTSEMIIRVKKPYIAVSNGYLKEKKEEKDFNIFHWVMDIPHSAYLNSLAVGQFFTKEEKWNDVILQYYLPKGYDQFIKNFSSTKDIMEFFSNYTGVKYPYPKYAQVVLFAMRGGMEYISSTHLTWMTLHDDIAEMDYSSDSLLSHEMAHQWFGDYVTTKDWPNIWLNEGFATYFQALYFEHSKGEDEFIYEMYRKLQDYLNEYKKYSRPIVIRYYKWAEELFDKHTYPKGALVLHTLRNYLGDDKFREGIKRYLEEHPYSPVDTEDFRKSMEKATGEDLTRFFDQFIYSAGHPVINVYYDKKRIRLEQAQDAPIYNINLEIKVVSGNNTKIINVDLGKSLEIEAEGEYVCVDPKFKTLKVVNDMQDEEKLIKESRDPEIMCRINAINSLTRFSDSKSISTLKELLTDSFWGVKYEAAIALGKIGNDEALEALVSSNVEPSKARRGVAKALGEFKFKKKAADYLVSIIENEKSYYVKADALSSLGKIGLPEYKEEIKKHFEEKSHIEVISTSVLEALSYYGDEDSFNFIVEKGVKNENELIRAAAAKNLGKFKEKALDILSALIKDESSQVRGSAVTALGDVGNSGSYLLQKVIDNEDEDGRIRANALRIYNSLNSQ, encoded by the coding sequence ATGAGTTTTGTTCCTATTAATGATCAACCTTCTGTAAGAATAGGAAAAAGTTACGTAATGAAACAACACGAACTAATTTATCCTGAAAATTTAAAATTTAAAATAAAACATTATATATTTGATATTTATGTTAATTTGGAAGAAAAGGAAATAGAAGGAAACGCTAAAATATTTTTGAATTCACAAGGCGAAATGTATTTAGATGCTTTACATTTCTTCATAAATGAAATAAAACTTGACAATAAACCAATATCGTGGGATTATGACGGTAAAAAGATTAAAATGAACATAAACGGAGAACATGAACTTTCAGTATCATATAAAGTAAAAGGATCAGATAATTTTAGGTTCCTTAAAATAAACGATCATTATGAAGCAGCTAACATTGGGGAAGTTATGAGTGCGCCTGCTTGGATTCCGGTAGTCGATTATCCTGGAATGAAATCCACATCAGAAATGATCATAAGAGTAAAAAAACCCTACATAGCTGTATCTAATGGTTATTTGAAAGAGAAAAAGGAAGAAAAGGATTTTAACATTTTTCATTGGGTAATGGATATACCTCATTCTGCATATTTGAATAGTTTAGCTGTAGGTCAGTTCTTTACTAAAGAAGAGAAATGGAACGATGTGATTTTACAGTATTACTTACCTAAGGGTTATGATCAATTCATTAAAAATTTTTCATCAACAAAGGATATAATGGAATTTTTCTCTAACTACACTGGAGTAAAATATCCATATCCTAAATATGCACAAGTGGTTCTATTTGCAATGAGAGGAGGAATGGAATATATATCATCTACGCATTTAACGTGGATGACACTCCATGATGACATAGCTGAAATGGATTATTCAAGCGATAGTTTATTGTCACATGAAATGGCTCATCAGTGGTTTGGTGATTACGTTACTACAAAGGATTGGCCAAATATATGGCTTAATGAAGGTTTTGCAACTTATTTCCAAGCTTTATACTTTGAGCATTCTAAAGGAGAAGACGAATTTATATACGAAATGTATAGAAAATTACAGGATTACTTAAACGAATATAAAAAATATTCTAGACCTATAGTGATAAGGTATTATAAGTGGGCTGAGGAACTCTTCGATAAACATACATATCCTAAAGGTGCTTTAGTCTTACATACACTAAGAAACTACTTAGGAGATGATAAATTTAGGGAAGGAATAAAACGTTATTTAGAAGAGCATCCATACAGTCCAGTAGATACAGAAGATTTCAGAAAATCAATGGAAAAAGCTACTGGAGAAGATCTAACGCGTTTCTTTGATCAATTTATATATTCTGCAGGTCATCCTGTAATTAATGTATATTATGATAAAAAGAGAATAAGATTGGAACAAGCTCAAGACGCGCCAATTTATAATATTAACTTGGAAATAAAAGTAGTAAGTGGAAATAATACAAAAATAATAAATGTAGACTTAGGTAAATCTTTAGAGATTGAAGCTGAAGGGGAATATGTATGTGTAGATCCTAAATTTAAAACACTAAAGGTAGTAAATGATATGCAGGATGAGGAGAAGTTAATTAAAGAATCTAGAGATCCTGAAATAATGTGCAGAATAAATGCTATAAATTCACTAACAAGATTTTCGGATTCTAAGTCTATTTCAACCCTTAAAGAACTTTTAACTGACAGTTTTTGGGGGGTAAAATACGAAGCCGCTATTGCGTTAGGCAAAATAGGTAATGATGAAGCTTTGGAGGCATTAGTCTCTAGCAATGTAGAGCCATCTAAGGCTAGGAGAGGCGTAGCTAAGGCCTTAGGAGAGTTTAAGTTTAAGAAAAAAGCAGCAGATTATCTAGTATCTATTATAGAAAATGAAAAAAGTTACTATGTTAAAGCAGACGCTCTTTCAAGTCTTGGTAAAATAGGGTTGCCAGAATATAAAGAAGAAATAAAGAAGCATTTCGAAGAAAAGAGCCATATTGAGGTAATATCAACTTCAGTCTTAGAAGCCTTATCATATTATGGAGACGAGGACTCTTTCAATTTTATAGTAGAGAAAGGAGTCAAAAATGAGAACGAACTCATAAGAGCCGCAGCTGCTAAAAATTTAGGTAAGTTCAAGGAAAAGGCTTTAGACATCTTATCTGCTTTAATAAAAGATGAAAGTAGTCAAGTTAGAGGAAGTGCAGTAACAGCTTTAGGAGATGTTGGAAATTCTGGATCATATTTATTACAAAAAGTTATAGATAATGAAGACGAAGACGGTAGAATTAGAGCAAACGCATTAAGAATATATAATTCTCTAAATTCACAATAA